The nucleotide sequence TCGGATGAAAACGCAACCGTGTTCGGAAATGAGATTGGTTGATAGCCGGATTTCTGTGTGTTTGATTTCCCAAAGTGCCAGATGTTGATACCGCCATCTCCAGATTCGTACACCAATCGTGAACCCCTTGAGAAATCCACTATTGCATATTCTCCTATGTTTTCTTCAGTCTCATAAAGTTTCTCCCTATCTTCCAAGTTCCAAACCGTGATGATAGCGTTGTCTTTGAACATTTCGTCATAAGAGATTGCTGTGGCGTGGAGGACACCCTCTGGTGAGTAGGCGGGAATCATGCAAGCGGCATCATAAGCCTTATACTCCCGGACCTGTTGACAATTAACCGTATCCCAGACCCGGACTGTGCCATCTTTTCTTCCACCAGAGGCAAGAAACCGACCACACGGCGAAAAACAGAGGCTATAAATAGAACTGGTGTGTCCTGTGAAGCGGGCAATTTGTTCCTCTTGTTCCAGACTCCACAGCAACACCGACTCGCCGCTGCTAACTACATCCTCACGCTCCGTAGACGCAACCAGATGCGCATCGGGTGAGAAGGCAATAGGCATGAAACGACCACTTTTTTCGGTTTCACCGGTGAATTTCGTGAGCATCTCGCCTGTCTCCGGGCACCAAACGAAGATAGTAGCGGTCTCACTGTGGCTTGTAGCAAACCACCGACTGTCAGGCGAAAACGCCAACCTCGAAGGGTAATCCCCTATTGTTATCTCCGCAAGGTACGTTCCGCGATGTATATCCCATACCTTTACGTTATCATCCCAATCGCTGGCGGCTATCCATTTCCCATTCGGCGAAAAAGCGGCTTTCCATGTCCCGCGTTCCGTACCCCATAATGCGACGGGCAACATCGTTCCCACTTCATACAACCAGAGTCCGATCCTTGTTCCAATGGCGAGATAGTTCCCATCTGCGGAAAATGCCAGCGTCTCCACAATGCCTTGTCCGAATCGCGCACTTGCGCCTTCTGGGAGTGACCAAGTTGTCACATCCTCACCCTCTACACTATGCGGTACTGGGACAAAAGAATCTCTATTCTTCATTAAAAATCTCCTACGACGTGCTCGCAGTCTATAAAAAATTAGGAGTAAGGTTGTTCATGTTGTTTGGAAAGAAAGCTACGTCAAAGCCATTAATGGAAAAGGCAACGCAAGAGAAAGATGAGAACCGACAATCGATAATTGAAAACTAAAAACTTCTAATAAATATGTGCTTGCAAGCTTTGCGGAAATAGTATATCATATACCTATCAAAATTTAATCCCTTTTTGCCGCTTAGAAAACCCAAAAATTATAGAATACGGCGTGCTACAGAAGAAATAGGAAACCTCTTTATGCGACATAACCTCTTCGTCCCGAATAAAATGCCTTATGCCAAAGGAAAAAACCGTCCAGATGTCCCGTGTATCCTGTGTGCAATTGTGGAGAAAAACGATAAAGTCGAACGACTTGAGGTCCATCGCACCGAACGCTTTACCATCTCGCTGAATCTTTACCCTTACAGTCCGGGACACCTCCTAATTTTTCCGAATCGGCATGTGCTTGATGTCCGGGAGTTGGACCCCGAAGAGGTTCACGAACTTCACGAACTCCAATGTCTCTGTTTTGAGGCACTCACGTGCGCTTATCAGCCGCGCGGTTTCAACGTCGGCTATAACATGGGGGATGCTTCCGGTGCGAGCATCGCGCATTTTCATCTGCACGTTGTCCCGCGATATCCGCGTGAATTGGGGTTCATGGACGTCATTGGTGGCGCGCGTATCATCATCGAAGATCCGAACGCCACCCAGGAGAAACTTGTACAGATATTTCAGGAATTGACAACCGAAAACTATCCAAGAAAGGAAACACAGAATGAACAATCCTGCTTATAATCTTTTAGCTGAAACGTTAGAGAAACAGGGAATTCAGGTAGAGACTATCAAAGCCCACCTCAAGGAACAACACATCGAAACGCCGTCATGGGGTTACGGGAATTCTGGTACTCGGTTCGGTGTCTTTGAGCAACCCGGCGCAGCGCGAAACGCCGCCGAACGGCTGGAAGACGCCGCGACCGTTCACCGTTTCACCGGTATCGCCCCCACCGTCGCGCTCCATATCCCCTGGGATAAGACGGACGACTGGGGTGCCTTGAAACAGTATGCCGCGGATGTCGGTATCGGCATCGGCGCAATTAATCCGAACGTCTTCCAGGATCAGGCGTATAAACTCGGCAGCGTCTGCAATCCGGATGCCGCTATCCGCCGACTCGCCATAGATCACATGCTCGAGTGTGTTGACATCATGGAGAAAACCGGCTCGGATCTGCTCAGTTTGTGGTTCGCAGACGGCACGAACTTTCCGGGTCAGTCGAACTTCAGGAAACGCAAAGGGTGGATGGAGGCGGCGTTAGCGGAGGTCTACGATGCACTGCCCCATGCCACGCGTATGCTCATCGAGTATAAGTTCTTTGAACCCGCATTCTACCATACGGATTTAGCGGATTGGGGTACCGCCTATCTCTTGGCAACGAAACTTGGTGAGAAAGCGCAAGTCCTCATCGACTTGGGACACCACCCGCAAGGCACAAATATTGAGTTCATCGTCGCCTATCTGATTGATGAAGGTAAACTCGGTGGGTTCCACTTCAACTGCCGGAAATACGCGGACGACGATCTGACGGTAGGCTCTATCAACCCACAGGAACTCTTCCTGATTTACACCGAACTGGTCGCCGCAGAACTCGACCCCGATACGGAAACCGACATCGCTTACATGATCGATCAGAGCCATAACCTGAAACCGAAGGTGGAGGCGAGTATTCAGTCCGTGTGCAATCTGCAGAAAGCATACGCGAAAGCACTGCTCGTTGACCGAGATGCGCTCGCTGCAGCGCAGGACGCCGCTGATTTGGTTGAAGCAGAATCCATCCTCCAGCGCGCCTATGAAACGGATGTAAATCCGTTGGTGGAGCAGGTCCGCTTGGAGATGGGACGCGATCCACATCCGTTGACAGCCTATCGGAAGAGTGGTTATTATGAGAAGATTAGTGCCGCTCGTGTCGGTGGTGAAAGCCAAGGCTGGGCATAGGCAAGGTTGAAACAGTCTCACACTCGGTAGGCGCGGTTTCTAACCGCGCCTTTCTTATGGAAAACCATTGAAAAATATGACCAAGACTAAAATCGGAATTATCGGTTCGGGCGGGATGGCACGGAATCACCTCGCGCGATTTACTTCAATTCCAGATGCCGAAATCGTAGCGATCGCCTCCAGAAACGCACAGACAGGCACCCAACTCGCTAAAGAACATAAGACCGTCTTTATGCCTGACTGGGAGCGTCTGGTTGAACGTGAAGACATAGAGGGTGTCGTTATCTGCACTCACAACGACAGTCACGGTGAGATGGTGCTCGCGGCGTTGCAAACGGATAAACACGTCTTCGTGGAATATCCGCTCGCTAGCGACGTCGGTGAAGGAGAGGTGGCAGTGCAGCTTGCTGAAGCGCGAGGTCGTGTGCTTCGGGTGTCGCATCCGGAGGCAGTCTCCAATACCCATAAAGCACTCAAGCAGAAAATAGGCGAACTCGGCGACTTACTGCTCACCTCTTTTGTGCGCCTGACACCCGGACGCGGTGCACGCCCTGAGATCCTTTTCAATTTGCCGGTGTCAGGAACCCCCGCCCATTTTTTCATCTATCATATCTATCCGATTGTGGACTTCTTCGGGGGTGCTGCATCGGTTAAAAGGAATGCCGTCTACGAAGGATTAAGGGAGAACGGACAATACGACGGGTTTGTCAACACGCTCACCGTTGAATTCAAACGCGGTGGCATCGGACAGTGGACCTGGGCAGGTGGCATCGCCATTAACACCGCCGAAGAACACGAGCGATACGTCCTTACCGAGGGCACAATTAGCGACGCGGGTGGCGAGTGGCATTGCACGACACCTTCTGGTGTGACACCGCTCTCTATCCCGGATTCACCGCAACCAACACTTCAGGAGTTATGGTTCTCTGAGATCCGAGAGGCCGCTGATCAGCCTCCCAATTTGGAAAATGCCGTGGTTGCGCTGGAGGCGATCCGTATCAGTCTCGCAACTGAATGATCTATACCAACGTGAATTAGTTGTAGTCAAACTTTTACCGAACGCGAACCTCGCTTAAAATGTTAATAGCGTGTCAAGATGCAGGACTACGGGATTCTTCTATCGAACCCATATTATGCCAATGTTTGCTGAAACCACGCAACCGATCTGGCAATTACCGCCTGCTCCCATGCAACCGTATTGAACGTATGGTCGGCTTTATCAACGATTTCAAGCTCGGTCAAAGCATCGCGATCGCGCATCAATTCGTAGTAGCGTCTGCCGTGAGAGACGGGCACGACGTCATCACCACTGCCGTGGATCACGAGGAGGTCACCCGTAAACTGCTGGAGGGTAACGGAAGGGGATATCTGCGGCAGATCCTCATAGAACGCCTTTCCGACGATGTTTGGGTTTAATTGCGCGATTTCTTCTGGTGTCGGTGTGTTTTTACCTCTCTCCAAAATTTCCTGTTTCCGATTCGGCGGATCGTCCGAGAGCGGTGCCCACATCACCGTCGACTTCACACGTGTATCTTGCCCGGAGACACACGCCGCAACACAGCCTCCCATGCTCAACCCCAAAACACCGATGCGTTCAGGGTCCACCCCCTGCATAGCGGTGAGCACGTCAATTGACTTGATGGCATCCGAAACTTCGCCACCGATCGTCATCTCCGAGAAATCACCAGCACTGTCCCCGCACCCCCGAAAATCGAAGCGTAGCACATAGAACCCGATAGCAGCGAGTTCTCGTGCGGTTTTAACGAATATCCGGTGCGGCTCAACTTTCGTTCCCGTGAATCCGTGAAAAAAGGCAACCGCCGGACACAGTGCCTCGTGAGCCGTTGGTAAATGTAGTATCCCGTTCAGTTGTTGTCCCTGATTGTAAAATACGATCGGTCTCTCTACCATATTCTTCTTTTCCTTTGAATGTTTTGGCGGATGTGGTCTGCTGAAACGTGAGAAGACGTATGAAAATTTCATAGTATTTCATAGTATTTCATAGTAAGCGTTTGCAAAAGGGGCTTTGTAACCCTTTCAAAACATAGGTGGGGTATAGGTTTAGAGCCATTTGGGGAGTCTTGCATTTTTGGGTGTTTACTATGAAACTTTAAAATTGGGACGCGATGCGATCCCTTGAAAACCCAGTCGTGGCATAGGTTTAGAGCCATTCTGGGAATTTTCTGCTTTTTGGGGTTACTATGAAATTTTTCGTTAAAATAGGAATAACAGATTAATAAGTTTTAAGTTAAAATGTTACACCAGTGTAACATTTGGTAGGTAACGTCCATCTACCTAAAACCCAGTGGCCGTAAGGGTTTATGGTCCCTTTTTCTTTCTCTTTCGGTTGAAAAAAAATAATTTGGCGGAAAGTGTAACATTTTTCTCAGTGTTCTTTTTGAAGTTAGATGAGTTCAAGAGTCCCTTTCGAAAAGGAAATATGCACATCAAAATTCATCAAAAAGTTTAAGCCCAATACGCCCTCAACGGGTGCTTCCGGGGGTAAGTCATGGCACATAACTTCAATATTTTTTATAGTTTGCCCTATGGCAGTTAGTGCCTTGATTTCAATAATTGGCACTTCTTCAACACCACTGCCTGTTACAACAGGTTCTATCCTTTTTGGTTCTGAGATGTTGTATCCCAAGGCAGAAGCAACATATATTGGAATTGATGTAGTCGTTGCACCAGTATCCAATGCCACTTCAATATCCCGGAAACTGTTATCATCAATACCCATCACTTTAATAGGTATCAGTATAAAATTAGATACAGGTTGAAGCCGAATTCTTTGCATCACAGAAGGTAAAATCTCCCTTCTGGGGGTTTGCCTGTGTAGCGTATCGCCGCGCCACCTTTATATT is from Candidatus Poribacteria bacterium and encodes:
- a CDS encoding WD40 repeat domain-containing protein, whose protein sequence is MKNRDSFVPVPHSVEGEDVTTWSLPEGASARFGQGIVETLAFSADGNYLAIGTRIGLWLYEVGTMLPVALWGTERGTWKAAFSPNGKWIAASDWDDNVKVWDIHRGTYLAEITIGDYPSRLAFSPDSRWFATSHSETATIFVWCPETGEMLTKFTGETEKSGRFMPIAFSPDAHLVASTEREDVVSSGESVLLWSLEQEEQIARFTGHTSSIYSLCFSPCGRFLASGGRKDGTVRVWDTVNCQQVREYKAYDAACMIPAYSPEGVLHATAISYDEMFKDNAIITVWNLEDREKLYETEENIGEYAIVDFSRGSRLVYESGDGGINIWHFGKSNTQKSGYQPISFPNTVAFSSDGKTLIAEYRTGRRMYSHGDVLFWDLASERSRRPVEAEPIGTRQFFFPDSCGRRYVISLDKGTVRLWEVEDKEVRIAEFTERGKKWIRAAFAPQVARLACLDEEGVLIVWNLETMEKICQFTHLHERFPDAEMATLEFSPDGKLLLSETDHRPSVRLWDVERGEEIREFPGDEIGGIMGLWDNRGFSPCGSYLACTEARTEELSYGGAICLWDVRRREILTTLPFRHASRFAYSPCGSYVACGGEDPKGILLWDLERCEIYRWLLLPTRCRETHALTFSSCGRYLAFGAAWERGFEKVPIHVWEVETGKHIVTFWGHPTDVQGLAFSPNNQLLASASFDGSILLWDLNPYL
- a CDS encoding HIT domain-containing protein — its product is MRHNLFVPNKMPYAKGKNRPDVPCILCAIVEKNDKVERLEVHRTERFTISLNLYPYSPGHLLIFPNRHVLDVRELDPEEVHELHELQCLCFEALTCAYQPRGFNVGYNMGDASGASIAHFHLHVVPRYPRELGFMDVIGGARIIIEDPNATQEKLVQIFQELTTENYPRKETQNEQSCL
- the rhaI gene encoding L-rhamnose isomerase, with protein sequence MNNPAYNLLAETLEKQGIQVETIKAHLKEQHIETPSWGYGNSGTRFGVFEQPGAARNAAERLEDAATVHRFTGIAPTVALHIPWDKTDDWGALKQYAADVGIGIGAINPNVFQDQAYKLGSVCNPDAAIRRLAIDHMLECVDIMEKTGSDLLSLWFADGTNFPGQSNFRKRKGWMEAALAEVYDALPHATRMLIEYKFFEPAFYHTDLADWGTAYLLATKLGEKAQVLIDLGHHPQGTNIEFIVAYLIDEGKLGGFHFNCRKYADDDLTVGSINPQELFLIYTELVAAELDPDTETDIAYMIDQSHNLKPKVEASIQSVCNLQKAYAKALLVDRDALAAAQDAADLVEAESILQRAYETDVNPLVEQVRLEMGRDPHPLTAYRKSGYYEKISAARVGGESQGWA
- a CDS encoding Gfo/Idh/MocA family oxidoreductase → MTKTKIGIIGSGGMARNHLARFTSIPDAEIVAIASRNAQTGTQLAKEHKTVFMPDWERLVEREDIEGVVICTHNDSHGEMVLAALQTDKHVFVEYPLASDVGEGEVAVQLAEARGRVLRVSHPEAVSNTHKALKQKIGELGDLLLTSFVRLTPGRGARPEILFNLPVSGTPAHFFIYHIYPIVDFFGGAASVKRNAVYEGLRENGQYDGFVNTLTVEFKRGGIGQWTWAGGIAINTAEEHERYVLTEGTISDAGGEWHCTTPSGVTPLSIPDSPQPTLQELWFSEIREAADQPPNLENAVVALEAIRISLATE
- a CDS encoding alpha/beta fold hydrolase — encoded protein: MKFSYVFSRFSRPHPPKHSKEKKNMVERPIVFYNQGQQLNGILHLPTAHEALCPAVAFFHGFTGTKVEPHRIFVKTARELAAIGFYVLRFDFRGCGDSAGDFSEMTIGGEVSDAIKSIDVLTAMQGVDPERIGVLGLSMGGCVAACVSGQDTRVKSTVMWAPLSDDPPNRKQEILERGKNTPTPEEIAQLNPNIVGKAFYEDLPQISPSVTLQQFTGDLLVIHGSGDDVVPVSHGRRYYELMRDRDALTELEIVDKADHTFNTVAWEQAVIARSVAWFQQTLA